TGTAAAacctgctgttttttcctggtGCAGTGCACGATCCTTAACAGAGTAATGCTACAGGGAGCAGTGCATGATGTCAGCTGCACCAGAACAAGCTGCTGCTTCCTGTGAGGACATTCAGTCAGCCTAGTATCAGTGTACATTTCTGCTGGTTATTCCTTTAAAGTtgacttatttttctcctcagatGTTAATGTGTTAAGCCTACGTAATAGAGTTTACTCAAAATGGGTGCTTTTGTTCTTAGCTGCTTTCTTGAAGGGGTGTGGGATGGTCTTTAACTGTGTAGGTGTCTGACTTCTAATTATGTACAACAAAATCTTCtgttaactttctttttttttcttttctttgtagttGCTGAGTCAGGAAACTGTGGCCAAGTTTTTGCCCAAGCATAGCCTTGTTGTTGAACTTAGTGAGACAGGGTCCTACAAAAGAAGCTTTCACGATCCTACTGGAATGACAGCAGCTTATGTTAGCGATGTACATGAACACGACGGATATCTCTACCTGGGCTCCTTCCAGTCTCCATTTATTTGCAGGCTTAATCTTCAGCACGTTTAACCGTCCATATATGATAAAGTGCCACTGCCCTGTAATGCTCTAGAGGTACGAAGGAAGCATGTGTTTTAAACAGTGTGaccaaggaggaaaaatgaagacaggCTGTTAGTGTGTGCAGTAGCACTGTTCTGCTGCTGTAGGAAAATGTACAGCTTGCTGTATCTGTCCTCTTCATGGTTTGACTGCTCTTGCTTTGGAGTTGGCATGCATATTAATGTACGGTGGGGCATCTTCGTATGGTTATATGCTCACATAAAATTGATTGCTTTTACAAACCCAACCCTGTTTGGagttttcttaaaaagacaTCATCTGTCGCCCTTAATGCAACTTCCTTATGCTGGAAGGATTTATGATGTATGGAATTTAATCGTGTATGATTTGGGTTGAAGAGGGGGTCTtgcatgtgtttgttttaaagccaaCTGTTCAGGATTGATTACGGTGCATGTTCTAATGTCATCCCATGGTGCTGTGGTAGAGACAGCAACATCCAGAACGTGCCTAGAAATGTAGTTATACCATTCAGGTTTCTTCAGTTCCAGCCTGTGTAATCAACATCAGAAATTGCAGTAAACAGTTAATCAACATGAAGAATCTAATTTGATCATTATCTGTGGattcctgtgttttttgttttttttttttatagcattGTAATTGGGTGATGAATGAAAGTTGCGTTTTCAATGTTATTAAAGACTAGTTCCAGTGGGTTTAAAGTGGGTCACTTAGAGTATTACCTCCATGTTTATCAGGTCCGGTAAGTGTCCTGTTCATCATGTAGGTGGCCATTTCTGAGGGGCATGGGAGGGAAGGGAATCCTTTTGCTGGCTGGACCTCTCCAGCTGGGCAGAGTGGGCCTCCAGCCACTGCTGCTTTAGAAATAACTGCAGGTGGATGAAAGGCAGGCCCTGCACTGACCTGTGGGCAGGAGGTGAGCTCTGGCAGTGGGCTTCAGAGGCAAGCAGGAATTCATCCCCATAGAAGTCTTTGTAGTGTCTGTTGTTTTGCCCTGCCTCTTGTTGTGTCCCCCTGGCAACAGAAATTGCTGGTTTTGTCTGTGCTTGGTTGGAAAGTAGCTGAAGAGCTGCAGTCCAAATGAGTTTGTCTAGAAGTTTAGCCTTTGGACAGAAGGTATGAGTGGAGCTCTCctcaatttaatttttcagattgCATAAAACCTGTCTGCCCAGCTCCTGTAAATAGGGAAAGTTCATGGGGTACAAGTCTGGTCTGCTGTTCCCTTtgtacaaaagcagaaataccaTTCAAGTTTGTAAAGCACTGAATGTAAAGCAGTGATAGGCTGCACAACTGAGCAACAAACTACGTGGTGGCGTGCCATTTAGACAGGCTGATGGTATTTTGTTTGTCACAAGAAGTTTAAAGCCTCagctaaaatgaaatgttatggACGTAAATATGAGTTAACCTTTTCTTCAGAGAGGTGATGTGGCTGTCTCCTGTGTTTTGATAATGAACTAAAACTTTTCTGCAAGGTTTTTCAGCACTGTGCTTGGCCCTGGGAGTTCGAGCTCAATCTGAAGCGTGGCATGTAAGGCACCGTGTCTAGGAAAGAGCTGGTATGCTTGACTCTTCCTGATAAGAGAGGTTCCTGGCCCAAGACTGCCAGTGCTTCCATGGCCACTAAAATTGAAAGGAGGCCACTTATTGAGGATGGCTGCAGTATCAGCAGGCACCTGGGTGGAATTGCAGTACCAGCTAGAGGTGTCACTGTGCTTCTAAAGGATCTTCTGGTGTGTATCTGAACGCAGGGGCTGCATAGCTCCAGTCCAAAGAGATCCAAAGTCTGCAGAGGCTCAAAGGAGTGCCTTTCCTGAGCTCAGGTGGCGTTGGCTCCCGTTCCTGGTGCTGTGTGCTGGCAGTCCATCCTGGGTAAGCAGAAGGGGGATGGTCTGTAGCTGCAGAGCTCAGGTGAAACAGGTTGGTTGGCACACAGCTCTTTCATTGCCTCACCATGAATGGTTCTTAAGAACAGCGTTTTCGTGGAAGCTCAGATGCTTGTAATTGCTGCTAGTTCCTCAAATGCAACCGTCCCAGAGTAATGCAAAAGCATTAACATGCCTGTGTAACAAACTGGCATGAACTCCTTTTGGTGCTAATGAGAAGCCTGCTTTTACAGGCTCATTCCGCTTCCACTGATGTGTGAGTCAGTGGCATGTTATGGTTTCGGGTGGCTCCTGACACATCTGCCGTGAGCAACAGGGAAAGCTGGAAGTGAGGCTTGGAAAAAAGacagctctgccttctcttgCTTCATGATGCCAGTGCAGGAACATGACACCTTTGCAGCTCCAGGGCTGGCACTTCTCTAGAAGCGGGAGCATTTGCAGCAGTGTTCAAAAATCTTGTCAGGACAAGATTGTTTTGGGTGTCAGGAGAAAGGCTCTGTGGTTTCCTAAGAAGGGCAGAAACCCTCTCTGCACAACTCCGAGAGGGTTCTGAGGTTACTCTCTGTGTTTTACCCAAGCTTCTCCAAAACTTTGGGATATAGAACTGAAAAACAGTGCCCGGTCTCCTGAaagatgtgtattttaaagataCGTTTTGTATCACcgtgtttttgctttgttggcGGAACGGATGTTTCTGCAGGGCAAAAATGTCAGGAAATTTTGCTGAAGCTATTTAAGATGTTATTCCCCAGCTAACTGCCCTGTCCCTGTTCTGGAGCAAGCATACAGTAGAGCTGCTGGGAGATGGTGCATGTATACATAATACCCATGACGCTTCTGCAGAGGTTGGTATTTCAGTGCAAACAGCTGATAAAATTGATTGGAAGGCCATGGCCCAAATCCGCTTCCTTTAAAGCTGAGTCTGCTTTGCAGCAGTGGCCTTTGCAGGTGGGATGGTGTCTCCTAAACTTCTGGGTCTGTCTGGACAGTGGTCACAACAGAGATCTTGTGATGCTGACACGTGGACTTTCTCATCTAGTTTGCTTAGAAAAAAGCTGGTGCTAGAAAAGAATAACCACACAGGACTGACTGTAGCTCATTTTGCTTCTTCATTTGAGGTACGGACTGAAAAATTTAGCAGTAAGTTGTCATAGTGACCTAAATGCAAGTGGTTTCCTCCCAGCCAGCAGAAAGTCATGTCTCCATATAGAGGCACTGCTAGTTAAACCTCGTCTTGGTTCTGTGTAACTCCATGCATGACACCCCAGCTGCCGACAGGTTCTGGGTATACCTGATTTCACAACTTGACAGACAAGTGATATATAAAGGCCTGCCGTGTCCAAAATGTGGAGCTGCTGATGTGAAGAGACTGCGAAGTGGTATGTCAGCCAGAGTTCATTTATTTTGGTAGCTGGCAGGCTGTTTGCTATGTAATCAATAAGTAGGAGTGTGGGGGGAAACAGCTGCATAGCAAAGCTTTTGAACAAAAATGGGGGAGTTTAGACTGACCCGCTCAGATCACAGTGCAGATCACTAGGCACTGCGAAGCTCCAGAGAAACGTAGGCTGGCTTGGTTTGGGTGCACAAAGGGCTCCTCAGCCTGCAGCCCATCCCTCCCTGTGGCAGAGCTGTTAGGGAACACCAGTCCAGAAGAGGCTAAGCATCCTCACAAGGAGACGAGCTCAGAAAATTTGTAACGCGCCAAGCACTTGTGCTTCCAGCATGCTGGGAGCACTGTCTGAAACCAAAGGAAACTGCTCCTTCAGCTTGCTTGTAATGCTCCTATATGAACAGATTCCTCTGAACTACCAGCTTTGGTTTTCCCAGGAGCTCttagtgctgctgctgggattgttcctttttctctggcatctggggctggcaggaacaactcttccttctctccttagGCTCTACATTTTTAttggatgtatttatttttatgtaattgtCTTTGTTGGCAGGAATAGATGTCAGAGCCTCTGCAAAGGTATGAACTCTCAGTATTAACTGATAAACAGTTAACCTTGGTGTAAATTCTAGCAAAACTGCATCTTGGGCAGAGACTTCAACTTGACTGCTGGATGTCATTGTGACTCAGCGATGCTTAGCACTGACCTAAAAGAACTGCAGCTGGTAGTGTCCGCCTGATGGGAGACTGTGTAATTGCTGAATTCCTTCCCTAGCGAGGTGCTTGAGGTGCTCGGAGGTGGACTAAGAGCTCAGCTGACTTTagccctgctccttcctttGGTCATGTTAACTGTTATCTACCTGGAGATGACATATGCCGCTATTCCAGCGTGCCTTGCTTATTGTAATGTTACAGTAAACACTTAGGCTTATatttacagcagcagcagatctgtATTTCTCAGAAGGTGCTTGCCTGCTTTCCTGCTGACTGGGTTGCAAAGAACTCATCTGTGCTGTAGGAAGTGCTGCCAATAGTTTTGTGTAAAACATGTAGCTCTCTTTGCTTCCAAGCTAGCCTGTTTGGGTAGAAATGTCTGAACAATCTTGCTGCATTTTCCTCAGGACAGCAGCACGGGCATGTTGAGTTTGTCAACCTGCGTGATGCCAGATGCGTCTGGCTTTAActcttgttttttaacaaatgGGGAATTGACTCTGAGTCGACTGTCAAGTGATCTGCCTGCAAAGGCTTGCTGTGGCACTACTACTGTGAGCAGAGCAGCCTCAGCTGTGCTGTGAACAGCCCGTCTGGCTTCAGGGTCCTTGGACCTTGGCCTGGAGCCCATCAGGGGCCGTTCTTGACCAAATGATCGTTAAAAAGGCTGAAAGTGGGGGTGCCCCTGCTAATAGGAGGTGCAATagagctgcagaaaagcaaCAGCCGTGAGAAGCAAGGGTGTATTTGTGGAAAGAAAGGTATGTTTATAGCTTAGGTCAGGGCCCTGCTCATTTATAAATGTATGAATGAATGTAGGCCAAGGCTTTGTTGCTGTTCTAAGGTAGCAGTTACCCAAATCCGTCCaaatttctcctcagaaagagcagtcaggcattgaacgggttgcccagggaggtggtggagtcaccgtccctgggggtgttcaaggaaaggctggacatggtgctcggggacatggtttagtgggtgacattggtggtagggggatggttggaccagataatcttgGAAGGCTTTTCtagccttaatgattctgtgatcctatgaAATAAGGGCCTTAGTCCTGTGTGAGCAATAATCTGCATGAAGAGTGAAAGCTTAAAGAGAGGAAGGTGCCCACATAGGCAAACCTATCATTCTGCTAAAATTCAATATAAGCTGTagacaaacagaaattaaatactgaatattAACGTGAATGAAACTACGTTGTTTAACCTCAGCAAAAATATGCTTTGGAAATGATTGTGTTTATTTGTCTTAGCATTTGCAACGATGCCCTTTCGTAGCAGATTAGCTTTTGATTAATGTAGAGACAGTACTTAGGCTGTACCGTTTTTGAGCTGTGGGTGTGTCTTAGGACAGCCTCATCCATATTCTTGACTTGAGGAAAGAACAGCTCTACCTCATGCATTCCTGATAGGTATATCTAAACTGGTCTCTGGCTCTGGAGACCCTTCAAcgcttgtgtgtgtgtatcccCAGGCATACTGTCCTATTGTAGAGATTTCCACAGTGTCAAAGTTCTGTGTGCTGTGGTTGAGGCATGTTTGTATCATAGCTGCATGAAGACTCATCATACAACAACGCAAGTCCAACAGAGCATCCTGGGTCTGTTCACACTGCTTGGAAATCTCAGTCAAAGAGGGTGAAATGCTCTCTAGTGAATGAATGACAACATGTTCTCATCTGTGGTTTAGTTTCTGAAAAAGAGATACACAACTGGATAGCAATAAATTTGGTCAAGGCAAGTCTTTTCTTCATTACTCAGATTTTGAGCATCTTCCTCAGGGACAGGTAGAAACAACCAACCGTGTGCTTTGAGAGAAAAGTTCTGTGTTGGTTCTGTACAGCTGTTCCCCATTTCAGTTTTGGCCTCAGAAGTCCAGACAAGGAAAAACTCACGATGGTAGATCCCCTGCAAATCACATTCTCATGGGAAAAGGTGGGTCAATGGCAGAGAGCAACAGGGACGTGTGCTTTCTGTAACCAAGGCACTATCCAGACCTCAAAATAGCATTTCAGCATCTGCAGATAAAAGAGAAATGGGTGACAAAGttcagctggctgctgcttgctCTCAGCATTGTGGGCTATGTTGGGGCAGGAGAGAAGAGCATCTTTTAGTGTTCCCCATCGTGGAAAAAGTGCTGTTTGCCAAATAACCATATCTTACTGGGAAAAGCCCTGGAAAGATTTTCTCCTACCAGGAAATCTCTGTATTTAGCAGGTTCTGCTATCCAGGAATCCAGGCTAAACGGCCGTGTCTGCTTCAACTCCTTTCAGACCAGAGCTGGCCCTGGACGCAGGAGGTACTGTGCTGCTTATACGGATAAACCTGCCTCACTAGCTGGCTCCACACAGGGAAAGCTTGTACCTCCGTGGGGACATGGCAGAGCTGGTGTGAAGTGACTACACAGTGAGAGTTGACCAGAGATCACCCCAGTTACTGGGTACCCCCATGGAAGTGGCTACCTACCTGTtgcaattttttcttcctctggaagTGACAGCTGTCCAGGCTGGAGTGCTCCCTCTTCTCACACACCGTGCGGCCGATTTCCACGTGGAGCATGTATTTCAGCCCTCTGACAATCTAGAGAAAGCAGTTTCCTCCTTTAAAGTAAGGCAGGGGAAAGGGATGCTGAAAGAAGCTATTGGCGAGGGATCAAGTGCTACCTCTGTGAATTGTGTGTGGCGGTGTGGGTGGAAGTGTTTTATGTTAAATTACATAACATAAATGGTGGAAACACCTCCCGTGGAGTAGTTAAATGGGATAGAGGGACATGTGCTGTTTATCTTTGGGCATGCATAGCAGCCCTGAGGAGGATCTAGCACTCCTATGTCCTGGGTGCTCTGTAGCAGGGTCAGCTGGTGAGTGGTTTGGAGGACCACCAGAAGTGTGTCTTCTTACCTGCACCATGGCTTTGTTTATTTGCCattctttaaacagaaagagGTCGTTGGAACTGTTGTTGTATTGGTAAACCCCAAAGCGAGCTGCCTTGCGAACGCCAGGATTGTCAGTGTCCATAGGCACAGGGAAGCCAGGTTTCGTGGTTGAATGAGGTGGTGGTAGGTAGGTACCTGGAACAACACAAAACATGATCATGAAACATACGGAGTGGCTAAAACCATGGGAGGTTGGGGTTTGTTCAGCCATGAGCACATCTTCCCACACAGCCTTTATTACTCTGTGTTCTTAGGTGTGCAGCTATTTTCCCTGCATCTCCAGTTGTCCTTTCAATAATTCAGAAGAATCCCGAAGCTCACACTTGATGCCCATACCTTGCCCACTTCACCCTTGCCTCCACCCCCCTTTCCTGAAACACAAGAGGAAGAAATCCCGAGCCTGCACAAGTTCTCGTGCTGCTGTTGATGCCGAGGCCTGCCAGTCGAGGAGGTGACCCTTAGGGTTGTGTGTGGGCAGCAAGCCTGCATTCACACATGCATGTGAACTTGAACCCAAAGTTTGTACTCATTTTCTGcaaaagcaaagttttttttagcacctccagcttttttttttttcacagttagCTCTCACTAAGAGCTCTCCGCTGAGCCACAGAACACCCTGTGCATTTAAGCTAGTTTctactaagaaaaataattagcttATCTTGCTCCAAAGTAGAAAAGAGAGCCAATGTGGTGACCCAGAGTctatttaaaacacaaacaaacaaaaaccaacaacaaaatggAGCGTTACGTGCTACCATCAACACAGGAGCCTGGAAGGATTCAGCCTTCAGGTTGCACGTGTACATCCTAATTACCTGATCACACCCtactctgcagtgctgctgactGCGCACCCTGGTAACATTGCTCAGTAGTTAAAGCACTGGTCTGCGAAGGAGAGACTCAGCTCCGTGTTCCCTCTCAACCTCAGGATGTCCAAATTCACATCTCTTCCTGTCCTATACCCTGGCTATTGTAATGATCCCATTTTTCTTGCAGGTGGGAGCCAAGAGACGCAGGCCGTGTGGCTCAGAGAGGAGTGGATGTTCTGCAGGTGACATGTCTCTGGCGTGGGGGTGACAAGCTTTACAGTCTCATGTCTGTGATCTGCGTTGGGACTGGGTGTGCAGCCAGTGCTGGGCAACATGGCAGTGTATTTTTCACCTACCAGCCTTGAAACCGCCTGTAGTTCCTGAGGCCTTTCTCTGTGGGATGATGTTCTCCCACTGCAGCAAGGGTGGGATTCAAAAGTCACAGAGATTCGTGACCTTGCGGCCTAGTACTGAACGTATTTCTCGGGCAGGACATCA
This genomic stretch from Anser cygnoides isolate HZ-2024a breed goose chromosome 3, Taihu_goose_T2T_genome, whole genome shotgun sequence harbors:
- the CST7 gene encoding cystatin-F, with protein sequence MAVSLAGSFATLCCLALWGFTETSDGTYLPPPHSTTKPGFPVPMDTDNPGVRKAARFGVYQYNNSSNDLFLFKEWQINKAMVQIVRGLKYMLHVEIGRTVCEKREHSSLDSCHFQRKKKLQQMLKCYFEVWIVPWLQKAHVPVALCH